The following coding sequences lie in one Sphingobium sp. KCTC 72723 genomic window:
- a CDS encoding CTP synthase, with protein MARYIFITGGVVSSLGKGLMAASLAALLQARGYRVRIRKFDPYLNVDPGTMSPYQHGEVYVTDDGAETDLDLGHYERFTGVSARQSDNVTQGRVYQTIITKERRGDYLGATVQVIPHVTDEIKAFALADTDDIDFVLCEIGGTVGDIESLPFMEAIRQLHNDLDRGQSIFVHVTLVPYIAAAGELKTKPTQHSVRELTSLGIQPDILLCRCEHPLPESERRKIALFCNVRPEAVIPALDASSIYAVPQQYHAEGLDAEVLRAFGITDAPVPELARWDDIMDRHKNPEGEVTIGVVGKYVGLLDAYKSLHEALHHGGLANRVKVNVKWIDAELFEGEGADIAARLEPMHGILVPGGFGVRGSEGKIASVKFARERGVPFFGICLGMQMACIEGARNTAGIVKASTTEFGETSEPVVGLITEWMSKEGLQKRTADTDLGGTMRLGAYPAKLAGNSVVAGVYGASEISERHRHRYEVNAGYREPLEKGGLIFSGMSPDGMLPEIVERPDHPWFVGVQFHPELKSKPFDPHPLFASFIEAAVKQSRLV; from the coding sequence ATGGCGCGGTATATATTCATCACCGGCGGCGTGGTCTCCTCGCTTGGAAAAGGCCTCATGGCCGCATCCCTTGCAGCATTGCTGCAAGCGCGTGGCTATCGCGTCCGCATTCGGAAATTCGACCCCTATCTCAACGTCGATCCTGGCACGATGTCGCCCTATCAGCATGGCGAAGTCTATGTGACCGACGATGGTGCGGAAACGGACCTGGACCTGGGCCATTATGAGCGCTTTACCGGCGTTTCCGCGCGGCAGAGCGACAATGTGACGCAGGGTCGCGTCTATCAGACGATCATCACCAAGGAACGGCGCGGCGACTATCTGGGCGCGACGGTGCAGGTCATTCCGCATGTCACGGACGAGATCAAGGCGTTCGCGCTGGCCGATACCGACGACATCGATTTCGTCCTGTGCGAAATCGGCGGGACGGTGGGTGACATCGAATCGCTGCCCTTCATGGAAGCGATCCGCCAGCTGCATAATGATCTGGATCGCGGCCAGTCGATCTTCGTGCATGTCACGCTGGTCCCCTATATCGCGGCGGCGGGCGAGCTGAAGACCAAGCCGACCCAGCATAGCGTGCGCGAACTGACGTCGCTGGGCATCCAGCCCGACATATTGCTGTGCCGGTGCGAACATCCGCTGCCCGAAAGCGAACGGCGCAAGATCGCCTTGTTCTGCAACGTCCGGCCTGAGGCGGTCATCCCCGCGCTCGACGCCAGCAGCATCTATGCCGTGCCACAGCAATATCATGCCGAAGGTCTGGACGCCGAAGTGCTGCGCGCATTCGGCATCACCGATGCGCCCGTGCCAGAACTCGCCCGCTGGGACGACATCATGGACCGGCACAAGAACCCGGAAGGCGAAGTAACGATCGGCGTGGTCGGCAAATATGTCGGCCTGCTGGACGCTTATAAATCGCTGCACGAAGCGCTGCATCATGGTGGCCTGGCCAACCGGGTGAAGGTCAACGTCAAGTGGATCGACGCCGAATTGTTCGAAGGGGAGGGCGCGGACATCGCTGCCCGGCTGGAGCCGATGCACGGCATATTGGTCCCCGGCGGCTTTGGCGTGCGCGGGTCCGAAGGCAAGATCGCGTCGGTCAAATTCGCGCGCGAACGCGGCGTGCCGTTCTTTGGCATATGCCTGGGGATGCAGATGGCCTGCATCGAGGGTGCGCGCAACACGGCGGGCATCGTCAAGGCATCGACCACCGAATTTGGCGAAACGTCCGAACCGGTCGTGGGTCTGATCACCGAATGGATGAGCAAGGAAGGCCTGCAAAAGCGGACCGCCGACACCGATCTGGGCGGGACGATGCGGCTGGGCGCTTATCCGGCGAAACTTGCGGGCAACAGCGTGGTCGCGGGCGTCTATGGCGCAAGCGAGATCAGCGAACGGCATCGCCATCGCTATGAAGTCAACGCGGGTTATCGCGAGCCGCTGGAAAAGGGTGGCCTGATCTTTTCGGGCATGTCGCCGGACGGCATGTTGCCCGAAATCGTCGAGCGGCCCGACCATCCCTGGTTCGTGGGCGTGCAATTCCACCCGGAATTGAAATCCAAACCCTTCGACCCGCACCCGCTGTTCGCCAGCTTCATCGAAGCGGCGGTCAAGCAGAGCCGGTTGGTCTGA
- the secG gene encoding preprotein translocase subunit SecG: MFTFLLVVQAIIAALLVTVILMQKSEGGGLGVGGSPAGFMSARGAADFLTRSTTVLATIFVTLSIVMAVIASVRHAPSDIDTSLVRQAPAAQGAPATGNADPLAGAAESASNASAANGAVPLAN; the protein is encoded by the coding sequence ATGTTCACTTTCCTCCTCGTCGTGCAGGCGATCATCGCCGCCCTGCTGGTCACTGTCATCCTGATGCAGAAGTCGGAAGGCGGCGGGCTGGGCGTGGGTGGCAGTCCGGCTGGCTTCATGTCGGCGCGCGGCGCGGCGGATTTCCTCACGCGATCGACCACGGTGCTGGCGACTATCTTCGTCACCCTGTCGATCGTGATGGCGGTGATTGCGTCGGTGCGTCATGCTCCCAGCGACATCGACACGTCGCTGGTGCGTCAGGCACCTGCGGCGCAGGGTGCGCCCGCGACCGGCAATGCCGATCCGCTGGCCGGGGCTGCCGAATCGGCCAGCAACGCCAGCGCGGCCAACGGCGCGGTTCCGCTCGCTAACTAA